From one Nocardioides yefusunii genomic stretch:
- a CDS encoding aldehyde dehydrogenase family protein has product MSTQNTSARAQVRKTYKLYVGGAFPRSESGQVYPALDSKGALVANVALASRKDARDAVSAARKAFGGWSSKTAYNRGQVLYRIAEVLEDRRAQFVESVVQAEGVDAKRANAIVDESIDRLVWYAGWTDKITQVLSGANPVAGPFFNQSSPEPTGVVAVVAPQASSLLGLVSVIAPVIATGNTVVVLSSFERPVAAVNLAEVLATSDVPGGVVNILTGDWRPVAPWLATHMDVNAIDLTGVAADADAAFDLEQAAAANLKRVLRPGNVEEDFFLEPHLSRMTTFLETKTVWHPIGK; this is encoded by the coding sequence GTGAGCACCCAGAACACGTCTGCACGCGCCCAGGTGCGCAAGACCTACAAGCTCTATGTCGGTGGCGCGTTCCCCCGCTCGGAGTCCGGTCAGGTCTACCCGGCTCTCGACTCGAAGGGGGCCCTCGTGGCCAACGTGGCTCTGGCGTCCCGCAAGGACGCCCGTGACGCCGTCTCCGCGGCCCGCAAGGCCTTCGGCGGCTGGTCCTCGAAGACCGCCTACAACCGCGGCCAGGTGCTCTACCGCATCGCCGAGGTCCTGGAGGACCGTCGCGCCCAGTTCGTCGAGTCCGTTGTCCAGGCTGAGGGCGTCGACGCCAAGCGCGCCAACGCGATCGTGGACGAGAGCATCGACCGTCTGGTCTGGTACGCCGGATGGACCGACAAGATCACCCAGGTGCTCAGCGGCGCCAACCCGGTGGCCGGCCCGTTCTTCAACCAGTCCTCCCCCGAGCCGACGGGGGTGGTGGCCGTCGTGGCCCCGCAGGCCTCCTCGCTGCTCGGCCTGGTCTCGGTGATCGCTCCCGTGATCGCGACGGGCAACACCGTCGTCGTCCTGAGCTCGTTCGAGCGTCCGGTCGCCGCGGTCAACCTGGCCGAGGTCCTGGCCACCTCCGACGTTCCTGGTGGCGTGGTCAACATCCTCACCGGTGACTGGCGCCCGGTCGCTCCGTGGCTGGCCACGCACATGGACGTGAACGCCATCGACCTCACCGGTGTTGCCGCCGACGCCGACGCCGCGTTCGACCTCGAGCAGGCTGCTGCCGCCAACCTCAAGCGCGTCCTGCGCCCGGGCAACGTCGAGGAGGACTTCTTCCTCGAGCCGCACCTGAGCCGTATGACGACGTTCCTGGAGACGAAGACGGTGTGGCACCCGATCGGCAAGTGA
- a CDS encoding aldehyde dehydrogenase family protein, producing MVKVPESAPVASLFEYAPAPESRSVVDIKPSYGLFVDGEFVDGTGESFATINPATEEHLAHVAEASEADVDRAVKAARRAYDKVWSKMSGRERAKYLFRIARIIQERAKEFAVLETLDNGKPIKETRDFDVPTVAAHFFYYAGWADKLAYAVPGNPAPKPLGVAAQVIPWNFPLMMLAWKVAPALAAGNTVVLKPAETTPLTALLFAEVCQEAGLPNGVVNIVTGAGATGAALVAHPDVNKVAFTGSTDVGRTIARQVAGTSKRLTLELGGKGANIVYEDAPMDEAVEGVVNGIFFNQGHVCCAGSRLLVQESIQDEFLERLQRRMETLRVGDPLDKNTDIGAINSAEQLARITELAQAGEDEGANRWSPSSCVLPEKGFFFAPTLFTDVSQTHRVAREEIFGPVLSVLSFRTPTEAVQKANNTPFGLSAGVWSEKGSRTLWTANQLRAGVVWANSFNKFDATSPFGGYKESGYGREGGRQGLEGYLK from the coding sequence ATGGTGAAGGTTCCCGAGAGCGCGCCCGTCGCCTCTTTGTTCGAGTACGCCCCGGCCCCCGAGTCCCGCTCGGTGGTCGACATCAAGCCGTCCTACGGCCTCTTCGTCGACGGCGAGTTCGTCGACGGCACCGGTGAGTCGTTCGCGACCATCAACCCGGCCACCGAGGAGCACCTGGCGCACGTCGCCGAGGCCTCCGAGGCCGACGTCGACCGCGCCGTGAAGGCTGCCCGACGGGCCTACGACAAGGTCTGGTCGAAGATGTCGGGCCGCGAGCGTGCGAAGTACCTCTTCCGCATCGCCCGGATCATCCAGGAGCGTGCCAAGGAGTTCGCCGTCCTGGAGACGCTGGACAACGGCAAGCCGATCAAGGAGACCCGCGACTTCGACGTCCCGACCGTCGCGGCGCACTTCTTCTACTACGCAGGCTGGGCCGACAAGCTCGCCTACGCCGTCCCCGGCAACCCGGCCCCGAAGCCGCTCGGCGTCGCCGCCCAGGTCATCCCGTGGAACTTCCCGCTGATGATGCTGGCCTGGAAGGTCGCCCCGGCTCTGGCTGCGGGCAACACCGTCGTCCTGAAGCCGGCCGAGACCACCCCGCTGACCGCGCTGCTGTTCGCCGAGGTCTGCCAGGAGGCCGGTCTCCCCAACGGTGTCGTCAACATCGTCACCGGTGCCGGCGCCACGGGTGCTGCGCTGGTCGCGCACCCGGACGTCAACAAGGTCGCGTTCACCGGTTCCACCGACGTGGGTCGCACGATCGCGCGTCAGGTCGCCGGCACCTCCAAGCGTCTGACGCTGGAGCTGGGCGGCAAGGGCGCCAACATCGTCTACGAGGACGCCCCCATGGACGAGGCCGTCGAGGGCGTCGTCAACGGCATCTTCTTCAACCAGGGCCACGTCTGCTGCGCAGGTTCGCGTCTGCTGGTCCAGGAGTCGATCCAGGACGAGTTCCTCGAGCGTCTCCAGCGCCGCATGGAGACCCTGCGCGTGGGCGACCCGCTCGACAAGAACACCGACATCGGCGCGATCAACTCCGCCGAGCAGCTGGCCCGGATCACCGAACTGGCCCAGGCTGGCGAGGACGAGGGTGCGAACCGTTGGTCGCCGTCCTCGTGCGTGCTGCCGGAGAAGGGCTTCTTCTTCGCCCCGACGCTGTTCACCGACGTCTCCCAGACGCACCGCGTCGCCCGCGAGGAGATCTTCGGACCCGTCCTGTCGGTGCTGTCCTTCCGTACGCCCACCGAGGCCGTCCAGAAGGCCAACAACACCCCGTTCGGTCTTTCCGCAGGCGTGTGGAGCGAGAAGGGCTCCCGCACCCTGTGGACCGCCAACCAGCTCCGTGCCGGTGTCGTGTGGGCCAACTCGTTCAACAAGTTCGACGCCACGTCGCCGTTCGGTGGCTACAAGGAGTCCGGTTACGGTCGCGAGGGCGGCCGTCAGGGTCTGGAGGGATACCTCAAGTGA
- the deoC gene encoding deoxyribose-phosphate aldolase: protein MTATSASTPSAGHGSAAPSAASVTDQFAEITSDNASLRRFLHGLPGVDQVGLEARAASLSTRSIKADAKARLIDLAISMVDLTTLEGNDTVGKVRSLASKAVRPDPTDLSTPSTAAVCVYPDMVATAKAAVGDSGVQVASVATAFPSGRAALEVKLADTRQAVEAGADEIDMVIDRGAFLSGDYKLVFDEIVAVREACRRVDGTEAHLKVIFETGELQTYDNVRRVSWLAMMAGAHFIKTSTGKTQPAATLPVTLLMLQAVRDFRLQTGHMVGVKPAGGIRTTKDAMKYLVTVNEVAGPDWLNPDWFRFGASSLLNDLLLQRTKLSTGRYTGPDYISID, encoded by the coding sequence GTGACAGCGACTTCTGCCTCAACGCCGAGTGCAGGCCACGGCTCTGCCGCTCCCTCCGCTGCGTCCGTCACGGACCAGTTCGCGGAGATCACCAGCGACAACGCCTCCCTGCGCCGCTTCCTCCACGGCCTCCCCGGGGTCGACCAGGTCGGACTGGAGGCGCGCGCCGCCTCCCTCTCGACCCGCTCGATCAAGGCTGACGCCAAGGCCCGACTCATCGACCTCGCCATCAGCATGGTCGACCTGACCACGCTCGAGGGCAACGACACCGTCGGCAAGGTCCGCTCGCTCGCCTCCAAGGCCGTGCGTCCCGACCCGACCGACCTGTCGACCCCCTCGACCGCCGCGGTCTGCGTCTACCCCGACATGGTGGCCACCGCGAAGGCTGCCGTCGGCGACTCCGGCGTCCAGGTCGCCTCCGTGGCGACCGCCTTCCCGTCGGGTCGTGCCGCCCTCGAGGTCAAGCTGGCCGACACCCGCCAGGCCGTCGAGGCCGGCGCCGACGAGATCGACATGGTCATCGACCGTGGCGCGTTCCTCTCCGGCGACTACAAGCTGGTCTTCGACGAGATCGTCGCCGTGCGCGAGGCCTGCCGTCGTGTCGACGGCACCGAGGCGCACCTCAAGGTGATCTTCGAGACCGGTGAGCTCCAGACCTACGACAACGTCCGCCGCGTCTCGTGGCTGGCGATGATGGCCGGCGCTCACTTCATCAAGACCTCCACCGGCAAGACCCAGCCTGCTGCGACCCTCCCGGTGACGCTGCTGATGCTCCAGGCCGTGCGCGACTTCCGTCTGCAGACCGGTCACATGGTCGGCGTGAAGCCGGCCGGCGGCATTCGCACCACCAAGGACGCGATGAAGTACCTGGTGACGGTCAACGAGGTCGCGGGCCCGGACTGGTTGAACCCCGACTGGTTCCGTTTCGGCGCCTCGTCGCTGCTCAACGACCTGCTGCTGCAGCGCACCAAGCTCTCCACCGGTCGCTACACCGGTCCCGACTACATCAGCATCGACTGA
- a CDS encoding phospho-sugar mutase: MSTSHDALIADARAWLVEDPDPATRDELTAVLAQAENGDADALADLADRFSGTLQFGTAGLRGALGAGPNRMNRVVVTRAAAGLLAYLKEQGASSEDSVVIGYDARYNSDVFARDTAEVVTGAGLKAYVLPRPLPTPLLAYAIRDLGCAAGVMVTASHNPPQDNGYKVYLGDGSQIVPPADSGIAAQIDAVGSLADVPRGDGGVVLGEDVIERYRSCVVDLLPEGPRDLKVVYTAMHGVGGETVTRVLEAAGFPAPALVEAQFAPDPAFPTVAFPNPEEPGAMDLSLALAEEVDADLVIANDPDADRCAAAVRGPQGWRMLRGDEVGALLAHHLLGRSKPGIYATSIVSSSLLGRLAAAKGQEHRETLTGFKWIGRLEGLAYGYEEALGYCVDPANVRDKDGVSAALVLCELAAETKAAGRTLIDVLDDIAREHGLHATDQLSVRFSDLAGIGAAMERLRSTPPTALGGLAVEKVEDLSLGTVDLPPTDGLRYSLAEGARVIVRPSGTEPKVKCYLEVVVAVEDETPEAIDAARIAAAGRLDAIKGDVKVAAGL; encoded by the coding sequence ATGAGCACCTCGCACGATGCCCTCATCGCCGACGCCCGCGCCTGGCTGGTCGAGGACCCCGACCCGGCCACCCGCGACGAGTTGACCGCCGTCCTCGCCCAGGCCGAGAACGGCGACGCCGACGCCCTGGCCGACCTCGCGGACCGCTTCTCCGGCACCCTGCAGTTCGGCACCGCCGGTCTGCGCGGAGCCCTCGGAGCCGGACCCAACCGGATGAACCGCGTCGTGGTCACCCGCGCCGCCGCCGGCCTGCTGGCCTACCTCAAGGAGCAGGGCGCAAGCAGCGAGGACTCCGTCGTCATCGGCTACGACGCCCGCTACAACTCCGACGTGTTCGCCCGTGACACCGCCGAGGTGGTCACCGGTGCCGGCCTGAAGGCGTACGTCCTGCCGCGTCCGCTCCCCACTCCCCTGCTGGCCTACGCGATCCGCGACCTGGGCTGCGCGGCGGGCGTGATGGTGACCGCGAGCCACAACCCGCCCCAGGACAACGGCTACAAGGTCTACCTCGGTGACGGCTCGCAGATCGTTCCCCCGGCCGACTCCGGCATCGCCGCCCAGATCGACGCGGTGGGCTCGCTGGCCGACGTCCCGCGCGGCGACGGTGGCGTCGTCCTCGGCGAGGACGTCATCGAGCGATACCGCTCCTGCGTCGTCGACCTACTGCCCGAGGGCCCCCGTGACCTCAAGGTCGTCTACACCGCCATGCACGGCGTCGGGGGCGAGACCGTCACGCGCGTGCTGGAGGCCGCTGGCTTCCCGGCACCGGCGCTGGTCGAGGCTCAGTTCGCTCCCGACCCGGCATTCCCGACGGTCGCGTTCCCCAACCCCGAGGAGCCGGGCGCGATGGATCTCTCCCTGGCCCTGGCCGAGGAGGTCGACGCCGACCTGGTGATCGCCAACGACCCCGATGCCGACCGGTGCGCCGCAGCCGTGCGCGGACCGCAGGGCTGGCGGATGCTGCGTGGCGACGAGGTGGGTGCGCTGCTGGCCCACCACCTGCTGGGCCGCTCCAAGCCCGGCATCTACGCCACGTCCATCGTCTCCTCCTCGCTGCTGGGCCGCCTGGCCGCAGCCAAGGGCCAGGAGCACCGCGAGACGCTGACCGGGTTCAAGTGGATCGGTCGCCTCGAGGGTCTGGCCTACGGCTACGAGGAGGCGCTGGGCTACTGCGTCGACCCGGCCAACGTCCGCGACAAGGACGGCGTCTCGGCTGCACTCGTGCTCTGCGAGCTCGCTGCCGAGACCAAGGCTGCGGGACGCACCCTCATCGACGTCCTCGACGACATCGCCCGCGAGCACGGTCTGCACGCCACCGACCAGCTCAGCGTCCGGTTCTCCGACCTGGCCGGCATCGGTGCCGCGATGGAGCGTCTGCGATCCACTCCCCCGACTGCTCTGGGCGGTCTGGCCGTGGAGAAGGTCGAGGACCTCTCCCTGGGCACCGTCGACCTCCCTCCGACCGACGGTCTGCGCTACTCGCTCGCCGAGGGTGCCCGCGTGATCGTGCGTCCCTCGGGCACCGAGCCGAAGGTCAAGTGCTACCTGGAAGTCGTCGTCGCAGTGGAGGACGAGACCCCCGAGGCGATCGACGCTGCACGCATCGCCGCTGCCGGTCGTCTGGACGCGATCAAGGGTGACGTGAAGGTGGCCGCCGGGCTCTGA
- the tpx gene encoding thiol peroxidase, with translation MATTAFKGNPVSTVGELPAVGQKAPEFTVVGEGLADVTTASLAGKRVVLNIFPSVDTGVCAASVRTFNELASKLENTTVLNVSADLPFAQARFCGAEGIENVAVGSTFRSTFGADFGVSMVDGPLAGLLARSVVVLDESGVVTHVELVDDITHEPNYDAAVAALG, from the coding sequence ATGGCTACCACTGCGTTCAAGGGCAACCCCGTCTCCACCGTCGGCGAGCTTCCGGCCGTCGGCCAGAAGGCCCCGGAGTTCACCGTCGTCGGCGAGGGTCTTGCCGACGTCACCACCGCTTCCCTCGCGGGCAAGCGCGTCGTCCTCAACATCTTCCCGTCGGTCGACACCGGCGTCTGCGCCGCTTCGGTGCGCACGTTCAACGAGCTCGCCTCGAAGCTCGAGAACACCACCGTCCTCAACGTCTCCGCCGACCTCCCGTTCGCCCAGGCCCGCTTCTGCGGCGCCGAGGGCATCGAGAACGTCGCCGTGGGTTCGACCTTCCGTTCCACCTTCGGCGCCGACTTCGGTGTGTCGATGGTCGACGGTCCTCTGGCCGGCCTCCTGGCCCGCTCGGTCGTCGTCCTCGACGAGTCCGGCGTGGTCACGCACGTCGAGCTGGTCGACGACATCACCCACGAGCCCAACTACGACGCCGCCGTCGCCGCTCTGGGCTGA
- a CDS encoding heme oxygenase (biliverdin-producing) has translation MSITETAPALPLSAAFKEGSRLLHDEAESATFIEELMGGKLNLFGYVNYLKSLRVVYTALEETARAQAADPIFSVLHDERLERLAALDADIATLSTGAPEEDLCQHEVATEYAARIREAGNESGVRLVAHHYTRYLGDLSGGLAIGRIVGRTYGITEGLDYYSFADITAKTYKDTYRENLDNLPLDEEQREIAVDEVQKAFIFNQRMFAELGKHLDVYRVKAEA, from the coding sequence ATGAGCATCACCGAAACTGCCCCCGCCCTTCCCCTCTCGGCAGCCTTCAAGGAAGGCTCTCGCCTCCTGCACGACGAGGCCGAGTCGGCCACGTTCATCGAGGAGCTCATGGGCGGCAAGCTCAACCTCTTCGGCTACGTCAACTACCTGAAGTCGCTCCGCGTCGTCTACACCGCACTCGAGGAGACCGCGCGCGCCCAGGCCGCCGACCCCATCTTCTCGGTCCTGCACGACGAGCGTCTCGAGCGTCTCGCGGCCCTCGACGCCGACATTGCCACCCTCTCGACCGGCGCCCCGGAGGAGGACCTGTGCCAGCACGAGGTCGCCACCGAGTACGCCGCCCGCATCCGTGAGGCCGGCAACGAGTCCGGTGTCCGCCTGGTCGCGCACCACTACACCCGCTACCTGGGTGACCTGTCGGGCGGCCTGGCCATCGGCCGCATCGTCGGCCGCACCTACGGCATCACCGAGGGTCTGGACTACTACTCCTTCGCCGACATCACCGCGAAGACCTACAAGGACACCTACCGCGAGAACCTCGACAACCTGCCCCTGGACGAGGAGCAGCGCGAGATCGCCGTCGACGAGGTCCAGAAGGCCTTCATCTTCAACCAGCGCATGTTCGCCGAGCTCGGCAAGCACCTCGACGTCTACCGCGTGAAGGCCGAGGCCTGA
- a CDS encoding heme/hemin ABC transporter substrate-binding protein yields MSALRSFRTVAALVATTLVLTACGGGGGEQGERAEGKVAPAIADVTPAADPRSYSGVINAEIADSAVVPVVENPTPALPAKVTDAQGNKVVVTDVSRILALDLYGTLARTVFELGLGDNVVGRDRSTTFPEAKDLPLVTPSAHDLNAEAILALNPSVILSDTTLGPVDVLRQMEDSGIPVVWVESDRSLANVGDLTRTTATALGIPEAGEKLAARVDAEIAEVSAQIEAQAPADKNQRLRTIFLYARGNAGVYYMFGKGSAADDLIDSIGAYDVAEEIDWSGMKSVTSEGLVAAAPELIVMMTGGLESAGGVDGLLEKWPALANTAAGQNKRIVTVADSLVLGYGPATAEVLNALAVAVIAPEAFE; encoded by the coding sequence ATGTCCGCTCTGCGTTCCTTCAGGACCGTCGCCGCCCTCGTGGCGACGACACTGGTGCTCACCGCGTGCGGTGGCGGCGGAGGAGAGCAGGGGGAGCGGGCTGAAGGGAAGGTCGCTCCGGCGATCGCGGACGTCACGCCCGCCGCCGACCCGCGCTCCTACAGCGGCGTCATCAACGCCGAGATCGCTGACAGCGCCGTCGTCCCCGTCGTCGAGAACCCCACGCCGGCCCTGCCCGCGAAGGTCACCGACGCCCAGGGCAACAAGGTCGTCGTCACCGACGTCTCGCGGATCCTCGCCCTCGACCTCTACGGCACCCTGGCGCGCACCGTCTTCGAGCTCGGCCTGGGCGACAACGTCGTGGGACGCGACCGTTCCACCACGTTCCCCGAGGCCAAGGACCTGCCGCTGGTCACCCCGTCGGCCCACGACCTCAACGCCGAGGCGATCCTCGCGCTCAACCCCAGCGTGATCCTCTCCGACACCACCCTGGGCCCCGTCGACGTCCTCCGGCAGATGGAGGACTCCGGGATCCCCGTGGTCTGGGTCGAGTCCGACCGCAGCCTGGCCAACGTCGGTGACCTCACCCGCACCACCGCCACCGCCCTGGGCATCCCCGAGGCCGGTGAGAAGCTCGCCGCGCGCGTCGACGCCGAGATCGCCGAGGTCTCTGCCCAGATCGAGGCCCAGGCGCCCGCCGACAAGAACCAGCGTCTGCGCACGATCTTCCTCTACGCCCGCGGCAACGCCGGCGTCTACTACATGTTCGGCAAGGGCTCGGCCGCCGACGACCTCATCGACTCGATCGGCGCCTACGACGTCGCCGAGGAGATCGACTGGAGCGGGATGAAGTCGGTCACCAGCGAGGGTCTCGTCGCTGCCGCGCCCGAACTGATCGTCATGATGACCGGCGGACTCGAGTCCGCCGGAGGTGTCGACGGCCTGCTGGAGAAGTGGCCCGCGCTGGCCAACACCGCAGCCGGACAGAACAAGCGCATCGTCACCGTCGCGGACTCCCTGGTGCTGGGCTACGGCCCGGCCACCGCGGAGGTCCTCAACGCGCTCGCCGTCGCCGTGATCGCCCCGGAGGCGTTCGAGTGA
- a CDS encoding FecCD family ABC transporter permease, protein MSLQLPLAPTAGNRRGVLLVLAAVLAVCMVIGAGTGQLEIPAGEVLGSIWHKIGLDWGTVPTHPQGDSTLWNVRFPRLLMAALVGAALATAGAVMQGVFGNPLAEPGTVGVSSGAAVVAAATIVFGWDFFGEWTVAIGAFVGGLLTTVLVYLMARSNGRTEVVTLVLTGVAVNAMAGGALAFLMFAGDTSSREEIIFWQMGSLNGARTAQLWVVVPVVLVGLVASCLIARKLDLLALGDKSARHVGVDVDRLRGVAIVVVAVLTAGAVAFAGIIAFVGLIVPHLLRMVVGPGHRALVPASALGGALLLVLADQFARNAIAYADLPIGMVTSLVGGPIFFWLLRGARRSAGGWA, encoded by the coding sequence GTGAGTCTGCAGCTTCCGCTCGCACCCACTGCGGGCAACCGTCGTGGCGTGCTGCTCGTCCTGGCGGCCGTGCTGGCCGTCTGCATGGTCATCGGCGCAGGAACCGGCCAGCTCGAGATCCCGGCCGGCGAGGTCCTGGGGTCGATCTGGCACAAGATCGGTCTCGACTGGGGCACCGTCCCCACACACCCGCAGGGCGACAGCACGCTGTGGAACGTCCGGTTCCCGCGTCTGCTCATGGCGGCCCTCGTCGGTGCCGCCCTGGCCACCGCCGGTGCCGTCATGCAGGGCGTCTTCGGCAACCCACTCGCCGAGCCCGGCACCGTCGGTGTCTCCTCCGGTGCGGCCGTCGTGGCCGCAGCGACGATCGTCTTCGGCTGGGACTTCTTCGGCGAGTGGACGGTTGCGATCGGCGCCTTCGTGGGCGGCCTGCTCACCACTGTCCTCGTCTACCTGATGGCCCGCAGCAACGGCCGTACCGAGGTCGTCACCCTCGTCCTCACCGGCGTCGCGGTCAACGCGATGGCCGGAGGCGCCTTGGCGTTCCTGATGTTCGCCGGCGACACCTCCTCGCGTGAGGAGATCATCTTCTGGCAGATGGGCTCCCTCAACGGGGCCCGCACCGCTCAGCTCTGGGTGGTCGTTCCGGTCGTCCTGGTCGGACTGGTGGCTTCCTGCCTGATCGCCCGCAAGCTCGACCTGCTCGCCCTCGGCGACAAGTCGGCCCGTCACGTCGGTGTCGACGTCGACCGCCTGCGAGGTGTCGCGATCGTCGTCGTTGCCGTGCTCACCGCCGGTGCCGTCGCCTTCGCCGGCATCATCGCGTTCGTCGGTCTGATCGTCCCGCACCTGCTCCGCATGGTCGTCGGACCCGGACACCGCGCACTCGTCCCGGCCAGTGCCCTGGGCGGCGCCCTGCTGCTCGTCCTGGCCGACCAGTTCGCCCGCAACGCCATCGCCTACGCCGACCTGCCGATCGGCATGGTCACCTCGTTGGTCGGTGGACCGATCTTCTTCTGGCTCCTCCGTGGCGCCCGTCGCAGCGCAGGAGGCTGGGCCTGA
- a CDS encoding heme ABC transporter ATP-binding protein has product MSTRTTETHTDRTHTAALCARGVEVTFGSNHVLTGVDLDIRHGEVVALVGPNGAGKSTLLSVLSGDLEPTAGTVELDGVAVAGQKPLALARRRAVLVQKQSLAFGFRAREVVEMGRSVWHRTEKADADDEMVDWAMDVADVTHLSDRVVPTLSGGEQARVAFARLLAQDVEVHLLDEPTAALDIKHQEGLLRQARDSADRGAAVVVVLHDLSLAAAYSDRIAVLSGGRIRACGTPHDVLTSELVSEVYEHPCHVVEHAGHLMVVPLRTSVHRTTDHRTTEHRTAEEEQCSIAR; this is encoded by the coding sequence ATGTCCACGCGCACCACTGAAACCCACACCGACCGCACGCACACCGCGGCGCTCTGCGCGCGTGGCGTCGAGGTGACGTTCGGCAGCAACCACGTCCTGACCGGAGTCGACCTCGACATCCGCCACGGTGAGGTCGTCGCACTCGTCGGCCCCAACGGCGCCGGCAAGTCCACCCTCCTGTCGGTCCTGTCGGGAGACCTCGAGCCGACCGCAGGCACCGTCGAGCTCGACGGTGTCGCCGTCGCCGGTCAGAAGCCGCTCGCGCTGGCCCGCCGCCGCGCCGTCCTGGTGCAGAAGCAGTCCCTGGCGTTCGGTTTCCGTGCCCGCGAGGTCGTGGAAATGGGCCGATCGGTCTGGCATCGCACCGAGAAGGCCGACGCCGACGACGAGATGGTCGACTGGGCGATGGACGTCGCCGACGTCACCCACCTCTCCGACCGCGTCGTCCCCACCCTCTCCGGTGGCGAGCAGGCCCGCGTCGCGTTCGCCCGCCTCCTGGCCCAGGACGTCGAGGTGCACCTGCTCGACGAGCCCACCGCCGCCCTCGACATCAAGCACCAGGAAGGCCTGCTGCGTCAGGCCCGCGACAGCGCCGACCGCGGTGCAGCGGTCGTCGTGGTGCTCCACGACCTCAGCCTCGCCGCCGCCTACTCCGACCGCATCGCGGTCCTCTCCGGCGGCCGGATCCGCGCCTGCGGAACCCCGCACGACGTCCTCACCTCAGAGCTCGTCTCCGAGGTCTACGAGCACCCCTGCCACGTGGTCGAGCACGCCGGACACCTGATGGTCGTCCCACTGCGCACCAGCGTCCACCGCACCACTGACCACCGCACCACCGAGCACCGCACCGCTGAGGAGGAACAGTGCAGCATCGCTCGCTGA